One Fimbriimonadaceae bacterium DNA window includes the following coding sequences:
- the casB gene encoding type I-E CRISPR-associated protein Cse2/CasB, translating into MRRFIEWLEGLNQKDTKVRALLRRSLAFDPGAFPPAYPYVEPFVQNESDEWKREMHYLVAGLWAAHSREGHAAVPTTIGKACAAYQAASGSTSTERRFITLLDSSSDELPHRLRQVIALLKDYSIDFEALLTGLVYWNDGQKRTQNSWARDFYRNLQGDTGTEAESVTEEEQPA; encoded by the coding sequence ATGAGGAGATTTATCGAATGGCTGGAAGGCCTCAATCAGAAAGATACCAAGGTGAGAGCCCTATTACGGCGTAGCCTTGCGTTTGATCCGGGAGCGTTTCCACCCGCGTATCCCTATGTCGAACCCTTTGTGCAGAATGAGAGCGATGAATGGAAGCGGGAGATGCACTATTTGGTCGCCGGTCTTTGGGCTGCACATTCGCGGGAAGGACATGCGGCAGTCCCGACGACTATTGGTAAGGCCTGTGCCGCTTACCAGGCGGCAAGTGGTTCGACCAGCACAGAGCGGCGGTTCATCACATTGCTCGATTCGAGCAGTGATGAGTTGCCCCACCGTCTTCGACAGGTAATTGCGCTGCTCAAAGATTACTCCATCGATTTTGAGGCGCTGCTGACAGGGCTTGTTTATTGGAACGATGGTCAAAAACGAACCCAGAACAGCTGGGCGCGAGATTTCTACAGAAATCTGCAAGGCGACACAGGAACAGAGGCAGAATCCGTTACCGAGGAGGAACAGCCAGCATGA